One Setaria italica strain Yugu1 chromosome I, Setaria_italica_v2.0, whole genome shotgun sequence DNA window includes the following coding sequences:
- the LOC101758680 gene encoding peroxidase P7, which produces MAAALLSSRRAVAAAVACVLALALGAAAQLSPTFYDGSCPNLQSIVRSAMAAAVQQEPRMGASILRLFFHDCFVQGCDASVLLDDSPTLTGEKNAAPNANSLRGYEVIDSIKSQVEAACPGTVSCADILALAARDGVNLLSGPTWAVPLGRRDTRTASQASANSNLPSPSSSAATLVSAFASKGLDSRDLVALSGAHTVGSARCSSFRSRVYNDTNINSGFAAKRRQICAAQSGGTDGNLAPLDALSPVRFDNGYFRNVVGQFGLLHSDQELFGAGGPVDGITTQYARNGAAFARDFITAMIKMGNISPLTGSSGEIRANCRKPN; this is translated from the exons atggcggcggcgttgcTATCCTcgaggcgggcggtggcggcggccgtggcgtgCGTGCTGGCACTGGCGCTCGGCGCCGCGGCGCAGCTGTCGCCGACGTTCTACGACGGGAGCTGCCCGAACCTGCAGTCCATCGTGCGCTccgcgatggccgccgccgtgcagCAGGAGCCCCGGATGGGGGcctccatcctccgcctcttcttccacgactgcttcgtccaG GGTTGCGACGCGTCGGTGCTGCTTGACGACTCGCCGACGCTGACGGGGGAGAAGAACGCGGCGCCCAACGCCAACTCCCTCCGCGGCTACGAGGTCATCGActccatcaagtcccaggtcgAGGCCGCCTGCCCCGGcaccgtctcctgcgccgacatcctcgccctcgccgcccgcgacgGCGTCAACCTG CTGAGCGGTCCGACGTGGGCGGTGCCGCTGGGCCGTCGCGACACGCGGACGGCGAGCCAGGCGTCGGCGAACAGCAACCTCCCATCCCCGTCCTCTTCCGCGGCCACCCTCGTCTCGGCGTTCGCGTCCAAGGGCCTGGACTCGCGCGACCTGGTGgcgctctccggcgcgcacACCGTGGGTTCCGCGCGGTGCTCGAGCTTCCGGTCGCGCGTGTACAACGACACCAACATCAACTCCGGGTTCGCGGCGAAGCGGCGGCAGATCTGCGCGGCCCAGAGCGGCGGCACCGACGGGAACCTCGCCCCGCTCGACGCGCTCAGCCCCGTCCGCTTCGACAACGGCTACTTCCGCAACGTCGTCGGCCAGTTCGGCCTCCTCCACTCCGACCAGGAGCtcttcggcgccggcggccccgTCGACGGCATCACGACGCAGTACGCGCGCAACGGCGCGGCGTTCGCGCGGGACTTCATCACCGCCATGATCAAGATGGGAAACATCAGCCCGCTCACCGGGTCCAGCGGCGAGATCCGCGCCAACTGCCGGAAGCCCAACtag